The nucleotide window TCATTCATTTTAGTAGGAAATCTGTTCACAATGAAGCGCAACCATCTCATTATAGTACATGCAGTTTAATAATTACatgtagggatgctccgatcgccaatttcggggccgatcgccggaatcagtatcggccgataccgatcgccgatccgaccgagtgggcggggcctaaatggaagatttaaacatcactttaaatcttccatttaaagtgatctttaaacggaagatttaaacatcactttaaatcttccatttaaagtgatcttTAAACttagttaatggggctcattcactggagcttccacaaacaactatcaacttaattattacattgaaatgatgtacattattcaagtttacattcactttggataataacacgggagaaatgagcggaagtgctctcttttcctctctctctctctctctctctctctctctctctctctctctctctctcgacagcctgtcagtatctcatgcagctcactgatctagtaatgagtgacctgacagtgaagaataaatatatttataataactagtttagcttgttccagaggtagataaaatagctaagtgtgttaggtctaactcttgtgtgtttcgtcccgcttaccggtccggcggacggagctgcaggatttctgcttcacacacgttgcatgccgctattttactgtctttttcggacaccttaaaataatgccagaccggtgaagccattttggcgagcttgttttgccgcacacagagaaaagtgtcatgtattttacgtcatgcgatcggctctcgcgatcagcatgtttagagagtactgatcgatcggtagagattgagtatcggccgatatcgatcggtgaccgatcgatcggagcatccctaattacaGGAGTGCGAACATATTATTCACTGTGCTCTTCACTTTTCTATCTGTTTAACCAGATGTTTTGCTTTGTGTTTTGTTAAGTGTGGCGCCGGTGTTTGGGCTGCACTTTGTAGAGGGACTTCCTGACAACGATGTCAGCATCTACACCTTCTCCTTCAAGGGGAAACACTACTCCATCACCACCGTCATACAGTACAACCACCAACTGAAGCACTTTGTCACCTGGATTTGTGATTCTGACGGTAGGTTTCCATTTTTTATAGTTGTATTGTTGAAATGTAAGTCGATAAAAAACATCCCTTGTGATTAAggcatctatatatatatatatatatatatatatatatatatatatatatatatatatatatatatatagtcaaTTAATATATCATTAATTGTATTTTAGTACAATTTTAAGTTGTTAGATGCTGTTATCCTTTGCAATATTTTTACATTAACATGTATAGTGAATGAGAACTCTATTTATCTGTAATCTACTATGTGCTTGTTTAAGTGTTGGTGGTAGATTGCCAACAGCACATTCTGCTGGACAATTCATGCAATGTTAACTGAGGAAGACTTGTTTCATTGCCATTTTATAGATAAGTTATACTGCGGCTTGAGAGATGACAATTCCACATTTTACCTATTCTATTATTCTGTTATGTTTTTGATTTTTTAACATTCTTTTACATAtgctgctgtcctggctccTCCATTATGAATATGTGAGGCACTTTTATGCCGTTTATAGTTCTAATTGTGCATTGTCTTACAGGATCCTGGTTAGAATATGACGACTTGAAACATCCCGATTGTAAGACTCACCAAAAGCTCCCGGTCCCGGCTCAGGAGATGCACGTCGTCTTCTGGGAGGCGGAGGAGAATAAAGAGTCTCGTGCCTGTTCTCCATCGAGCACATTTTCTGAATGTCCCCCATCTGAGAATGAGAAGAACCCCTGTTTAAGTGAAAATGGCTCAACAGCGGACAATGTGTTGAACGTCTCCACCGATCAGTCTCTTCTTATGTCTCACAACGACACTGACATAGTCTGTGCACTCTCAGCATCTGAAGACACAACGATCACGGCAGGAGGTGACACGTCTATCGGTTCCACAACGCTGCTGGACGCCTTCGAGGGACTTTCCCATGATGACATCATTACACTCACCCTGGTGGAATTAAAAGATCATTCAGAAATGCCTCCTTTGAACGAGAACAAACAAACCGAGGATGCGAGCGCTCCCAGCAGGAATGAAACACTTGACTCTATACCCGATAGCTCTTCCGCTGTAATACAAAGTGAAGCGTCTCCCAGCCCTGATTTTGAGCTACCCTCCATTTCATCGGATTCTGCGGACGGCTCGTTGTGTGATCCTACATTTGTGCCTTGTGGAAAGAGAGGACGGGGCAGAGGCAGAGCAGCTGGCAGAGGCAGAAAAGTTGGCCGAAAAACAGTTACAAAGGTAGCGGAGCCAAAAGCAGCTCCGCAAACTTCACCAACTACATCCTCTGAGCCCTCAAAAGAAGTCATTAGCAAACCTGAGAGAAACGCTGCTTCTCAAAACCCACCGCCTGTTGAAACTACTCAACGAGCAGCCCCCATGTCTGCAACTGATGCGCCACAGAAAAATCCCAATGCCACTATGCCCCCTCAAAACCCTCACTGGTCCTACATGCTCAGCCCAGTCAACCAATTTCAAAAGTCAATTGCTAAAGTTACCCCCtccaaaacacccacctctGTCCCTCTAAGAAAGCTCCCTCCTCCCATCCACTCAACGCCCAACCCTGTGAGGAAACAGCAGCGTCCTGTAGTAATCTTCGCAAAACCTCAGCTCAGGACAGAGGACAGCGATGGTCTCCCGCTAAAAGCCGCAGAAATGTACGGTGGATTTGGTGTGAAGAGCTCCCCAAGTCCGCTCCCATCTTATGCGCTTCTCAAAGGAAAATCAAAGCTGAGTCCACCTGTTACACCCAGCAACCAGATATCCCGATTGAACACTACGGTGGTGTCTGACACGCCGCTGTGTATGCCTGGAGCAACTCGGCTACCGGAAATTTCCTCAAAGAAGTCCTCGAAGCTTCCTCCAGGCCTCAGCGAGACAGAAGCCCTCAGGTACAAGCTGATAAAGAAGCTAAAtgcaaagaagaagaagctcGCTAAGCTGAATGAGATGTTGGGGCATCAAGGCGGGGCCAGCCTCCGACCGGACAGTACCATCCTGGGATCCCCAAACACCGTCACCTCCAGCACGTACGACAGCTCCATCTGCGACGACTTCCTCTCGGACCTGCTCTCGCCGGCAACGACCGCCAGCAACCTCTCCCCGGACAGCACGGGCTTCCTGGAGCTGCTCGCCAGCGGCCAGGAGGGGCAGGTGGAGCAGATACACTGTGGGGTCAACGCTGCTGGAGCGCTGCCTCAGATGAACAACACAGACAACTTCCTGGAGGAGTTTCTCTCGCAGGCCGTGACTCAATCGCCGAGTGAGATGGAGACGGACGCCCTCAGTGAACTGTTCATTTGACTTCTATGAAGTTTATATGCTTGTCAAGTGTTgtacaccttaaaataatgtctGCAAGTTTGGCACTGAAGTTATTATGTTTACAGCAGAGCTTGTTTGAGTTTTCTGTTTTGTTAATTAGAAAATTACTTAAAGTGTCGtggtgatttttttttaaatgtcatttaatAAATACTTTAATGACTTTACTGTGTTGTACAAAATGTGTTGTGTGGTTTCAGCTTCCTCTTAGAATTAAAATATTTATAGTTTTAGGTTTGTTAAGTCAATGTAAACACTGACTTGCTAGTACTGACTTGCCTTAGACATGAGACTATAACTGAGGGCAAAACTGTTAAATTATTGTAACTGAAAGATTAACAGTTCATTTAAGAACAcatatttacaaaataaaaccctGTGCCTTCAGTCAGACATCAACATTGCTTTGATTATTAAGATTACACATTTTTTACACCTCTGAAAGAAAACAAAATGTTGTGATAATGCAGCAAGGTTACACAATGCATCATTTTCATTGTTTGCAGGAAAATATGTCTGTAATTTACAGCACATCAATAACTATCTTTAGAATTTATCATTTAAAAATGGCAATGTTCAGTTGAATCTGTAAAGTTTAGGTGTAATTTTCAGCTGCTTGGTTTAACGTAATTcaagatgaacttttattatATTATGTCCATTTAGTCCAAAGGGTTAGGGTTTGTCTTTCAACAAATAGGAACTtagtcacatactgtataaaCTACCAGGTAATATGAAACAATCGGAATACCTTtgttagtcccacagaggggaaatgtacattgttacagcagaaaacgAGCCAAAGACAGTTTAATGTTACATAGAAGCATgcataaaaaaagtaatatgatTTGTTTTACCAAAGCAATGCTAAATAGTAATCTTCGCTCCTTCATATATCAATGAGTCACTTAGCAGACCTTGTGTGAAAATGGCAAACGATAAAATATGGAAATCGTTATTACTATTTAAGCAGTCTCTCGGTAGGATCATTAGTGTCTAGTCTGGATGAATTTCAACCTAGAACTCAAAAGAGTcgttcccataccgggagtcgaACCCGGGCCGCCTGGGTgaaaaccaggaatcctaaccgctagaccatatgggactcACGTTAACTTTGACGACCGTTAGCCATTTTCAACATAGTTATAGATAACGCGTCGTGTATACgtatataaattatataaacTATAAGGTACAAACTAGCAGACCATGACTTCAGCTGGTATCATTTCGACTATCTACTGTttataatttaaattaaatgcaCTACCACGCTTAGCTAGTTTTTGTTTGCCTAACGTCAGCCTAAACAGTGTCAAACAACACTGCTTGATTAAATGTTTGAACTCGCTTCACATTAGAAAATCTcttcatttgtatttgttggGAGGTTAAGAAAcagtagtttattcatttagtAGGTTCAAGTATGTATgctggtaattaagtacacaatTATAGTAAGTTTGTATGCaaataagaaattaattgaaTTAAAGAGCTTTCATAAACGACTTCAACAACatgtttctgtttttaaatacaGTCACTAACCAAATGGGGGAAATAGCAGCTGCATTACCATTGTGATGCACTCGCAGGTGCTGTTTGTCTATTGGTAGGCCGGACAtagtatatacagtctatgatttagaCAGGTTGTAAATGGCTGTATACTGTATACTGTACTACAATAAAACCCTTTTGTTCAGGCATGTGTGCTTTCCCCGAGATCAGCATTTTATATATTACAATTCTCTGCTTATCGAGCATGTTCCAGGGGTGAACATTGCTCTCTTCCTCTTATCTTCATTTGTttgaatgagataaaaagtcaagaacacaaatacaaaacataTAGGATTGCTTTATACTAGAGGTTTTCAAAGCTGGAGGTAGGTTCAAATAACATAATTAGGACCTCacagccaggggcggactggccattgggaataccgggagttaccccggtgggccggtgctgtgtgtggcCGGAgggccacaaaaaaaaaaaatgtaaaaaacaaatattcttttttttttgcctaaatcctaccggcccacatttgtaagtgttccggcccagcccagcccagcccagtggggtgtggcaGGGAAAcagggttcagggggagtggctgtacccgtaggatagaaaagggggaagtgatgtctgactcagaggtcgtggctgtggagaagaacgtgttgcccacattctgttactgagtttaggctagttagctagcaggtttattgttttgggtgcagtcacttttgcctccacttgctgttcaaataatgttgaaagaaaaagtaaatctgtttacagttctgttttatatgggtgttgaagaagaagaagaattgggagggatgaaaccctctttaatggtcacacatgcagagcacacagcacacacagtgaaatgtgttctctgctttaaacccatcctagtaccaggagtctagtactaggagcagtgggcagctattgtacaggagagtgaggggggaagggggatgtccggtgccttgctcaagagcaccacggcagggcaggaggtgaactgggacctctacaagtagaagtccacactccaaatgtaggtctggtcggggacttgaaccgtcgaccctacggctcacagtccaagcccctactgactgccatagatttagtccctaattttgctctcaaagtgcaccagattgatgcatttaacttcaacatttaaaacaaaatcttcccgggggagcttgcccccggaccccctagaggaggtgaggtgcaccacctgcccacaccccctgttaaattgtctcacccacattgaggatgcttcctacgcccatgttttattccatgtgtcaagtcaggcaaattgggtccaaatgttattgcatcaatgatctgttaacattaaaatcactaaatatatgctgtaactattttgctctaggcaactcaagggctcaatgtgattactatatgaataattgtccaaaataacataaaatgcatagggttttttgttaagtaacatacttccGTCACCGGCCGgtcgatacatgccgcgcattaagtgggcttGTCTGTccattaatccccgggccactttttccccccagtccgcccctgctcacAGCCATCCAGGAAATAAGGGCTCCTTTTCGAAGCGTAGTCTGACAAGAGCCCATCTCCAGGAAAACCCCTACTCTCAAATCTACACACTTTAACTGTATACTGCCTATACATTCTGATCTAGTACAATGAAAGAACAACCTTTACCTGTTATGTAATTTCTCTATATTGATGTATTTatccttttacttaagtaaaacgtATGAGTACTTCCTCTTCCAGTGCAGTGGATGTTTTGACTTCATAAAAGTATGAAGCGAAGGTGTAATTATTAACATGAATGAACATTTGAATGGGAACACCTGGAGTTTCTCTCATATAAGTCACCctgttgctttgagaaaaaggctATCCACATTTGAACTTGTCTGGGGGACATCCTTTCATAAGATATAATATTAAAGGATTCCCGTGTATTGGTCTTGCTCATTTGCCAGAAAGACTCCAAAAAGGCCCTCACAAAGAACATTTAATTACCCTAATAGAGTAATGCAAATGTGTTCATGGCTGTGCAATCTCTGACACAAGCACAGAGGAAGTAACAGGCCTGTGTCCTCTGTATTAAGCCAGAACATAATTTGCATAAAGAGGAAACCACAAACGAGTTTTCTATGTAGGATTGAGGTGGGATGGTGCAGTATGTCATAGAGATACAGATCAAGTTTATTTTCTTCAGACTGACTGGAGAGACACACTTCTGGACGGGAAAAAGAAGCTCAGCATCTCCATTCATCTTCTATTACAGCTCACACAATCATCATGTACAGCATCGTGGTGGAAAACATCTACATGCTGGTCATCGTCACCCTCATCAGCGTACTTCAGAATGGTGAGAAAAAGCAAGAAGCAACTCTAAATCAGTAGTTAAAGATGTGAGTAAGATGACCTTGTGTGATGACATTAATGATCTTTGTGTTTTAGCATTCTTTGCTTTGAAGGTAGAGAAGGAGTGCAGAAGTGTAAATCCAAACCCAGCTGCTTTTGAACGAGTTTCTTGTGCCAAGTAAGTACAATTTTACACTCAGTTCCTCTGCTAATCTAATGAAACATatgcttttttgttatttttgtttcCTTCTAAAATAAAAATTCCATTTGGTTTTCCATTGACCTGTTTTGGAGAGGCAGTCTGCATTTGCCTGAACACTCCCAGATGCTGGAAAAAACTACAGAGCTCATTTGAATGCTTGCTGGGAAAGCAACAATAACCGTTAGGAAAAAATGTAATTCCACAAGCCTCTCAGTGAGGtgactcatcatcatcatcctcatgtgtttaaaattgtgtttaaAAATGACTTATAGCTTAGGTTGTTTTGCTTTGTTTAAAATTGCAATCCAGGTATGATCGTGCAATATGAAATCAAGCCTGTTTCTCAAAACTGTGACTTTCACACTTCTTGCAAAATCACTTGGCACATTAACATTTGTCAATTCAAGAATGTATCCACCTAACATCTTAGATACCTCACACACAAAACTACTCAATTATTTTACACTTTGACAACTATTATGTTAATGGATTCATCAAAAATATCAGAATTTTCAATGTTCTCTGTTTCCTATCATtgtcatttgaacatgattgtGTTTTGGACTGTTGGtaagaaaagtgaaaaaacgtcACATCAGACTTCGGGAACTTGTAGTTATTGCACATTTGCTTCTGATTTTTGTTATGGGCCACAATTCATTGGTTAAACAGAGAAAAAtatcaacaaatccataaattCTGGCACTGAGGAAAACAATGCGTTATGCTGCATTTAATCATTAAAAGTAGTTATATCTTGAAATTAAAATCTAATATTAGTGACACAACGTCTCAGTATTGGGAAGCTCCATGGGCTGCAATGCACTTCCTGTGCAAGAAACATTTCAGCCACATCCTGTCTTGGATTTCAAACGTTTGGGTGATGCAAACGTTTGCTGAGAGTTTCAAAAGGACCTGTTCTCTTATTAAAGGTTTTTTTCGAGGTAGGTGTAGAAATAAATCtgagaaaatatatataattaccTTTCAGGAAACAAATCAGCCTGTGACCTCTCAGATTTATGTTGAGGCCTCTTGTAGGGTCCTGACCGAAAGATAAACAAAAAACCCGTTCTGTGATAGGACATTTTTTGCCAGTTTAATCGAGgagaaatatatatttcttaaataaaagtagaaatactacagtgtaaaaatactttcttacaagtaaaagtcctgcaatcataatcttactttagtaaaagtacatAAGTATtcacatcaaaatatacttaagtaCCAAAAGGGATAGTACTTATTGTGTACGTAATTCTAATTTCAGAATAACATATTCAATTActggattattattttttaatagaaaTAATGTGTTTATCACAGCCGGTAAAAGTGGAGCTTATACTTCTGCTGGATACTTTACTTATAACTATATAGCATAGCTTGTttcttatattttgtatttgctaataatctgaatctgtaaagtaacagtATATATTTATGTCAAAttaatgtagtggattaaaaggaaaatattggcttccatattgtagtggagtaaaaccgtagcataaaataaaaatactcaaGGAAAATAATGCAAAATCGTAGTTAAGTACAAAACTTGAGTAATTGTAATTCACTACATTTATTACACCACTGGTTAATTCTCCAGACATGCGTGAGATTGAAAAGGTTTGAGGGACATGGCTCTGTGAAACACACTGAACTGATTATTGCAGTGTATTGCAGCA belongs to Pseudochaenichthys georgianus chromosome 14, fPseGeo1.2, whole genome shotgun sequence and includes:
- the uspl1 gene encoding SUMO-specific isopeptidase USPL1 isoform X2, producing MTVKWVQERAASLEYCPWCTSKGSTYALRSYRINLQESITLCTNPQCLFPLVSRSLEDVLASLVPVGPSVGNKRKKEEEGGELIGPVHKRLRLNESDSLGPQSITDDLMKEAEQGTLNCVVNGQHAAPKAGDERVNGYKDSSVVETPLQESLQYEDDILDQEPETATCTDVFASATRLTPAGLLQCSSEAALTSDAAEVALSHHRVSPDVSEAENDFCQENSPPEALNRRCSLDSDQSSFAIDSNGINTPSPPHNEQTARTAKKPLTTDSITCKDLDSIKSKTECFSPTRITTQSDELVSSPNHLFWNNCDNLCWLDSMLIALVSCKSLRRSKLKDEPQQSSVWQLMRGYEDVCAATQLHQQTDRDGDVRVPYHVLQKANAELHTLRMSIFKLLQPKLHCKLGQEETPVFALPLLLKTDCWAEPLFQSTFHWEFKCSECKTATKERVIKTLPTFTKVLPDWCPLDAVHLAPCNVCCQKNQRRTLILESVAPVFGLHFVEGLPDNDVSIYTFSFKGKHYSITTVIQYNHQLKHFVTWICDSDGSWLEYDDLKHPDCKTHQKLPVPAQEMHVVFWEAEENKESRACSPSSTFSECPPSENEKNPCLSENGSTADNVLNVSTDQSLLMSHNDTDIVCALSASEDTTITAGGDTSIGSTTLLDAFEGLSHDDIITLTLVELKDHSEMPPLNENKQTEDASAPSRNETLDSIPDSSSAVIQSEASPSPDFELPSISSDSADGSLCDPTFVPCGKRGRGRGRAAGRGRKVGRKTVTKVAEPKAAPQTSPTTSSEPSKEVISKPERNAASQNPPPVETTQRAAPMSATDAPQKNPNATMPPQNPHWSYMLSPVNQFQKSIAKVTPSKTPTSVPLRKLPPPIHSTPNPVRKQQRPVVIFAKPQLRTEDSDGLPLKAAEMYGGFGVKSSPSPLPSYALLKGKSKLSPPVTPSNQISRLNTTVVSDTPLCMPGATRLPEISSKKSSKLPPGLSETEALRYKLIKKLNAKKKKLAKLNEMLGHQGGASLRPDSTILGSPNTVTSSTYDSSICDDFLSDLLSPATTASNLSPDSTGFLELLASGQEGQVEQIHCGVNAAGALPQMNNTDNFLEEFLSQAVTQSPSEMETDALSELFI
- the uspl1 gene encoding SUMO-specific isopeptidase USPL1 isoform X1; amino-acid sequence: MVLFFEWHRTTMDQKSSSGLPMTGEDTGLGALALPLVGYLGKVQERAASLEYCPWCTSKGSTYALRSYRINLQESITLCTNPQCLFPLVSRSLEDVLASLVPVGPSVGNKRKKEEEGGELIGPVHKRLRLNESDSLGPQSITDDLMKEAEQGTLNCVVNGQHAAPKAGDERVNGYKDSSVVETPLQESLQYEDDILDQEPETATCTDVFASATRLTPAGLLQCSSEAALTSDAAEVALSHHRVSPDVSEAENDFCQENSPPEALNRRCSLDSDQSSFAIDSNGINTPSPPHNEQTARTAKKPLTTDSITCKDLDSIKSKTECFSPTRITTQSDELVSSPNHLFWNNCDNLCWLDSMLIALVSCKSLRRSKLKDEPQQSSVWQLMRGYEDVCAATQLHQQTDRDGDVRVPYHVLQKANAELHTLRMSIFKLLQPKLHCKLGQEETPVFALPLLLKTDCWAEPLFQSTFHWEFKCSECKTATKERVIKTLPTFTKVLPDWCPLDAVHLAPCNVCCQKNQRRTLILESVAPVFGLHFVEGLPDNDVSIYTFSFKGKHYSITTVIQYNHQLKHFVTWICDSDGSWLEYDDLKHPDCKTHQKLPVPAQEMHVVFWEAEENKESRACSPSSTFSECPPSENEKNPCLSENGSTADNVLNVSTDQSLLMSHNDTDIVCALSASEDTTITAGGDTSIGSTTLLDAFEGLSHDDIITLTLVELKDHSEMPPLNENKQTEDASAPSRNETLDSIPDSSSAVIQSEASPSPDFELPSISSDSADGSLCDPTFVPCGKRGRGRGRAAGRGRKVGRKTVTKVAEPKAAPQTSPTTSSEPSKEVISKPERNAASQNPPPVETTQRAAPMSATDAPQKNPNATMPPQNPHWSYMLSPVNQFQKSIAKVTPSKTPTSVPLRKLPPPIHSTPNPVRKQQRPVVIFAKPQLRTEDSDGLPLKAAEMYGGFGVKSSPSPLPSYALLKGKSKLSPPVTPSNQISRLNTTVVSDTPLCMPGATRLPEISSKKSSKLPPGLSETEALRYKLIKKLNAKKKKLAKLNEMLGHQGGASLRPDSTILGSPNTVTSSTYDSSICDDFLSDLLSPATTASNLSPDSTGFLELLASGQEGQVEQIHCGVNAAGALPQMNNTDNFLEEFLSQAVTQSPSEMETDALSELFI